The proteins below are encoded in one region of Bdellovibrio bacteriovorus:
- a CDS encoding dimethylarginine dimethylaminohydrolase family protein: MKAQSHPTLVVSTCDAEELSIWDSQETCAQHERFRHVLRKAGAQVLEVPLVPDDLDSVFVKDSALLIDNGRERMAFMAHPRHHERRDEQYHRGHGLRDLGFRIAGEAENYFEGGDLTLLPSRKMALVGYGQRTEYRAINEVEDFLGIETVPLELVSKRFFHLDLACAVLSDGTAFACREAFSEEAWERLSNLTELKRLIPASEKAAYNFGLNMVEVGNTIVLGDDVKEIIDQLEMMGKNVIVTPLDCFHKSSGSAACLSARVYNMP, from the coding sequence ATGAAGGCACAATCACATCCGACCCTGGTCGTAAGCACCTGTGACGCTGAAGAATTATCCATCTGGGATAGTCAGGAAACCTGCGCACAGCACGAACGATTTCGTCACGTCTTACGAAAAGCGGGAGCCCAGGTGCTTGAAGTTCCTCTCGTGCCTGATGATTTAGACTCTGTCTTTGTGAAAGACAGTGCATTGCTGATCGATAATGGCCGTGAGCGCATGGCCTTTATGGCGCATCCTCGACATCATGAACGCAGAGATGAACAATACCATCGGGGACATGGCCTTAGAGATCTTGGTTTTCGCATCGCCGGAGAAGCTGAAAATTATTTCGAAGGCGGCGACCTAACTTTGCTCCCTTCTAGGAAAATGGCACTGGTGGGTTACGGGCAGCGAACGGAATATCGTGCCATTAACGAAGTGGAGGATTTTTTAGGTATCGAAACGGTACCTTTAGAACTTGTTTCTAAGCGTTTTTTTCACTTGGATTTGGCTTGCGCAGTTCTCAGTGATGGAACCGCATTTGCTTGTCGCGAGGCTTTTTCTGAAGAGGCCTGGGAACGCCTGTCAAATCTAACGGAGCTAAAAAGGCTCATCCCCGCCTCAGAGAAAGCTGCCTATAATTTTGGCTTAAACATGGTCGAAGTCGGTAACACCATTGTTTTAGGTGACGACGTAAAGGAGATCATCGATCAATTAGAGATGATGGGAAAAAATGTGATTGTGACTCCCTTGGATTGTTTTCATAAATCCAGCGGGAGCGCCGCCTGCCTTTCTGCTCGCGTTTATAATATGCCTTAA
- a CDS encoding DUF6789 family protein, translating to MNTLLRGLWAGVMATSSMTISLFQAFKSLPFLQKAPLPPALLSREIGEKTGLAKNLTSQQQQMFTMVSHFGYGAAAGAVYAILASKLPGNPVIKGSLFGVGVWLASYYGLIPSMGLSTSAPNMTKKRNFMMFASHIVWGISLGYAEQELRRRGSTMLDGRRNPVLAK from the coding sequence ATGAACACACTGCTTCGTGGTCTTTGGGCCGGAGTTATGGCAACAAGTTCGATGACGATTTCTCTTTTTCAGGCTTTTAAAAGTCTGCCCTTTTTACAAAAGGCTCCGCTTCCTCCAGCCCTTTTAAGCCGAGAGATCGGTGAAAAAACAGGCCTCGCAAAAAATCTGACATCGCAGCAGCAACAGATGTTCACAATGGTGTCCCATTTCGGTTACGGAGCTGCGGCAGGCGCCGTGTATGCAATACTTGCTTCGAAACTTCCGGGGAATCCTGTGATCAAAGGAAGTCTTTTTGGAGTGGGCGTGTGGCTTGCAAGTTATTACGGCTTAATTCCCAGCATGGGTCTTTCAACATCGGCACCGAATATGACTAAGAAAAGAAATTTTATGATGTTTGCTTCCCACATTGTTTGGGGCATTAGCTTGGGTTACGCAGAACAAGAACTGCGTCGCCGAGGATCAACAATGCTGGATGGAAGAAGAAATCCAGTGCTGGCGAAATAG
- a CDS encoding pseudouridine synthase, with translation MNPFKILFQDEHFFAIDKPAGYFVHPPELSPYPVPREKICLYHLRKHFNQDVFPVHRLDAPTSGVLLFAMSRDSARELNRLFADRKMHKTYQAVVRGFVEEEGRIDLPLEIDEGRVLAESTTLYKRRGTVELPFPVGKKYPTARYSWVEVNPVTGRWHQIRRHFDRIAHPLLGDIEHGDSHHNRFFRDHLDIRGLCLKATSIRMQNPWSQEEITIRTDTCEKWDKIEKLFAQQS, from the coding sequence ATGAATCCGTTTAAAATTCTTTTTCAGGATGAACACTTCTTTGCGATTGATAAACCAGCGGGATACTTTGTCCATCCCCCTGAATTATCACCTTATCCCGTTCCTCGCGAAAAAATCTGTCTTTATCATCTTAGAAAACATTTTAACCAAGATGTCTTTCCCGTTCATCGTTTGGATGCTCCGACAAGTGGTGTCCTTTTGTTCGCAATGAGCCGGGATTCGGCGCGTGAATTAAACCGGCTTTTTGCAGATCGCAAAATGCACAAGACCTATCAAGCGGTTGTTCGCGGTTTTGTAGAAGAAGAAGGCCGCATAGATCTGCCCTTAGAAATTGATGAAGGCCGTGTGCTTGCGGAATCAACGACACTTTACAAAAGACGGGGCACGGTGGAACTGCCCTTTCCGGTCGGCAAGAAATATCCTACAGCCCGCTATTCTTGGGTGGAAGTCAACCCGGTGACCGGACGCTGGCATCAGATTCGCCGACACTTTGACAGAATCGCTCATCCTCTTTTGGGTGACATCGAGCACGGAGATTCCCATCACAACCGTTTCTTTCGCGATCACTTGGACATTCGTGGACTGTGCCTGAAGGCCACGTCGATTCGAATGCAAAATCCCTGGAGCCAAGAAGAGATCACCATTCGTACCGACACCTGTGAAAAATGGGACAAAATCGAAAAGCTGTTCGCACAACAGAGCTAA
- a CDS encoding YbhB/YbcL family Raf kinase inhibitor-like protein, with the protein MQTDFTLSSPVFENNGEIPKQYTCEGDDMSPPLEWYGAPQGTKSYAIIVDDPDAPDPSAPKRTWVHWVVYNIPAEIHALPENFHDFPEETQEVQNDWKAEGYRGPCPPVGKHHYHHKIYALNTFLPQNGILTKEDLLKAMKGHILGEADLVGTYEMSH; encoded by the coding sequence ATGCAAACTGATTTCACCTTAAGCTCGCCTGTTTTTGAAAACAACGGCGAGATTCCTAAACAGTACACTTGCGAAGGCGATGATATGTCGCCGCCACTCGAATGGTATGGAGCACCTCAAGGTACGAAAAGTTATGCGATCATCGTGGATGATCCCGACGCTCCAGATCCTTCAGCTCCAAAAAGAACTTGGGTGCATTGGGTGGTGTATAATATTCCCGCAGAAATTCATGCGCTGCCTGAAAACTTTCATGACTTTCCGGAAGAAACTCAAGAAGTGCAAAACGACTGGAAGGCTGAAGGCTACCGCGGCCCCTGCCCTCCAGTTGGCAAGCATCACTATCACCACAAAATTTATGCATTGAATACGTTCTTGCCTCAGAATGGCATTCTTACCAAAGAGGATTTGTTGAAGGCCATGAAAGGTCATATTTTGGGTGAAGCCGATCTTGTTGGTACTTATGAAATGAGTCACTGA